In the genome of Halofilum ochraceum, one region contains:
- a CDS encoding zinc-binding dehydrogenase, giving the protein MSSELIPSTMAAMLLTGHGGTDKLVYHEDVPVPEPGAGEVLVKVTATAKNNTDRKAREGLYPTKDKGDVTSFAMGGSPTFTFPRIQGADVAGRVVAVGEGVDEGRIGDRGLLDFNLYADDRRDINLTPDYYGHGADGGFAEYIAVPSDQFHSVPNPELADAELAAMGMCSYQTAVHMLNAAGVRAGERVLVTGASGGVGTALIQLCRVMGAIPYALSRQDKAEALRELGAEAVLDRSDMEGFVDRVREVTQGEPIDAVMDLVGGTMTDQFIDAMIFDMRRRATYPRLSIAGASGGNLSEIMWTRIYLYQVQIFGVSHGTREEAEQLIEWVRGGKLRPVLHAAFRLSDLRAAEDYFVNRGSGFLGKIVIVPNSQWDEHGAPYALEGMA; this is encoded by the coding sequence GTGAGCTCCGAACTGATCCCATCGACCATGGCGGCGATGCTGCTCACCGGACACGGTGGCACCGACAAGCTGGTGTACCACGAAGATGTACCGGTCCCGGAACCCGGAGCCGGCGAGGTGCTGGTCAAGGTGACCGCCACCGCCAAGAACAATACCGACCGCAAGGCACGGGAGGGCCTGTATCCCACGAAGGACAAGGGCGATGTCACCTCCTTCGCGATGGGCGGCTCACCGACATTCACGTTCCCGCGCATTCAGGGCGCGGATGTGGCCGGGCGCGTGGTCGCCGTGGGCGAGGGCGTTGATGAGGGACGCATCGGCGACCGTGGCCTGCTCGACTTCAATCTGTATGCGGATGACCGTCGCGACATCAATCTGACGCCGGATTACTACGGCCATGGTGCCGACGGCGGTTTCGCCGAATATATCGCCGTGCCGTCGGATCAGTTTCATTCGGTGCCCAATCCCGAACTCGCCGATGCCGAACTGGCGGCGATGGGGATGTGCTCCTACCAGACGGCCGTGCACATGCTGAATGCGGCGGGCGTTCGCGCAGGGGAGCGCGTGCTCGTGACCGGCGCCAGCGGTGGGGTCGGTACGGCACTCATCCAGCTGTGCCGCGTGATGGGAGCGATCCCGTATGCGCTCAGCCGACAGGACAAGGCGGAGGCGCTGCGCGAACTTGGTGCCGAGGCCGTGCTCGACCGATCCGATATGGAAGGGTTCGTTGATCGTGTACGCGAGGTGACGCAGGGGGAGCCGATCGATGCGGTGATGGATCTCGTCGGCGGGACCATGACCGACCAGTTCATCGATGCGATGATTTTCGATATGCGCCGCCGGGCCACGTATCCGCGCCTGAGCATCGCCGGCGCCAGTGGCGGCAATCTCAGCGAGATCATGTGGACGCGGATCTATCTCTACCAGGTGCAGATCTTCGGCGTTTCCCACGGGACCCGGGAAGAGGCCGAACAGCTCATCGAGTGGGTCCGCGGTGGCAAGCTTCGCCCGGTGCTCCATGCCGCATTCCGGTTGTCGGATCTGCGCGCCGCCGAGGACTACTTCGTCAACCGAGGCAGCGGCTTCCTCGGCAAGATCGTGATCGTGCCGAATTCGCAGTGGGATGAGCACGGCGCACCGTATGCGCTGGAAGGAATGGCATGA
- a CDS encoding LysR family transcriptional regulator, whose product MNRSRVTLDQWQALVAVVDAGGYAQAAEELHRTQSTISYAVRKIEEQLGVDVFELEGRRAALTEAGRVLYRRGKALLRESERVERTAAALAGGQEPELRLAVEIVFPTWLLLQCLQRFAEERPDTRIELYESVLGGTEELLGEGQVQLAICSRVPPGYVGDPLMHVRFIAVAAPSHPLHQLGRTLTHQDLREHRHLFVRDTATRRGTDTAREITEQRWTVSHKATSIRAACMGLGFAWYAEDLIREELASDQLRPLPLSEGGERWATLYLATADPDTVGPGARRLVEMIREAVATSVAGDERIQP is encoded by the coding sequence ATGAACCGTTCCCGCGTCACGCTCGACCAATGGCAGGCGCTCGTCGCCGTGGTTGACGCCGGTGGTTACGCCCAGGCCGCGGAAGAGCTGCACCGGACCCAGTCCACGATCAGCTACGCCGTGCGCAAGATCGAGGAACAACTCGGCGTTGACGTATTCGAACTGGAGGGACGCCGGGCGGCCCTGACCGAGGCCGGCCGCGTACTGTATCGCCGCGGCAAGGCCCTGCTGCGCGAATCCGAACGCGTTGAACGGACCGCCGCCGCACTCGCCGGAGGCCAGGAGCCCGAACTGCGCCTGGCAGTGGAGATCGTGTTCCCGACCTGGCTGCTGCTGCAATGCCTGCAGCGATTCGCGGAAGAACGCCCGGATACACGGATCGAACTCTATGAGTCCGTCCTCGGAGGCACCGAAGAGCTGCTGGGCGAAGGCCAGGTGCAGCTCGCCATCTGCTCGCGGGTTCCACCCGGCTACGTCGGCGACCCGTTGATGCATGTCCGCTTCATCGCCGTGGCTGCCCCCTCCCATCCACTGCACCAGCTGGGCCGCACGCTGACCCACCAGGATCTGCGCGAGCACCGGCATTTGTTCGTGCGCGACACGGCCACCCGCCGCGGGACGGACACGGCCCGCGAGATCACGGAGCAACGCTGGACCGTAAGCCACAAGGCCACCTCGATCCGCGCCGCCTGCATGGGCCTCGGGTTCGCCTGGTACGCGGAAGACCTGATCCGCGAGGAACTGGCATCGGACCAGCTCCGCCCCCTGCCGCTCAGCGAGGGCGGGGAGCGCTGGGCCACCCTGTATCTGGCCACCGCCGATCCGGATACGGTCGGTCCCGGCGCGCGGCGGCTGGTCGAAATGATCCGTGAGGCGGTGGCGACATCCGTGGCCGGGGACGAGCGAATCCAGCCGTAG
- a CDS encoding FMN-dependent NADH-azoreductase: MKTILQLNNSVFSDEGQSSRLADAFVARARADEPGVRVIRRDLAEYPVPHLNQQTFFAGLTAADERTTEQARAAAHADTLVQELQEADTVVIGVPVYNFLVPSTLKAWFDHVARAGTTFRYTENGPEGLLEGKRAYVFVTSGGQYAGTDIDFAAPYLQHMLGFLGITDVTVTRAEGLAMGEETSQAALESARERIDRLAA; this comes from the coding sequence ATGAAAACGATTCTGCAGCTCAACAACAGCGTGTTCAGCGATGAAGGGCAGTCTTCTCGCCTGGCGGACGCGTTCGTCGCACGCGCCCGGGCCGACGAACCCGGGGTCCGCGTGATTCGCCGCGACCTCGCCGAATACCCGGTACCGCATCTCAATCAGCAGACGTTTTTCGCCGGCCTGACGGCCGCCGATGAGCGCACCACCGAGCAGGCGCGGGCGGCGGCCCACGCGGATACGCTGGTCCAGGAACTGCAGGAAGCGGACACGGTGGTGATCGGTGTGCCGGTCTACAATTTCCTTGTTCCGTCGACGCTCAAGGCGTGGTTCGATCATGTCGCCCGCGCCGGCACGACGTTCCGGTATACGGAGAATGGCCCCGAGGGACTGCTCGAAGGCAAGCGCGCCTACGTGTTCGTCACCAGCGGCGGCCAGTACGCCGGCACCGATATCGATTTCGCCGCGCCCTACCTCCAGCATATGCTCGGGTTCCTCGGGATCACCGATGTCACGGTGACGCGCGCGGAAGGCCTGGCGATGGGGGAGGAAACCAGTCAGGCGGCGCTGGAATCGGCCCGCGAGCGGATCGACCGCCTCGCCGCGTGA
- a CDS encoding 2-hydroxyacid dehydrogenase: MKVLLTWQAHAQEIERVRSALPTETEVVAHDEIPSFSRFDASYEGLAEEAGHADILMGFCLPPGILDIADHLKLICWMHAGVNRLDSAKLMEKGIRVCNSRGANGPAVAEHAMALLLGSAKRLVMKQQAMREAEYFPLYEPGTRSAMLSGRTLLVVGLGRIGTAIAKFAQAFDMHVMAIRRHPERGGDHVDSVHGPDALRDLLPQADYVMLATPITGETEHFFGERELAAMKPTAFLINIARGNLTQEVPLQRALKSEAIAGYAADVWPDYGMVFPETCYFQCPTRTGYHKLPNVLGTGDQAANAEGVLERHIDQGVESIQQFMRGEPLSWEVDLELGY, encoded by the coding sequence ATGAAGGTTCTGCTCACCTGGCAGGCTCATGCCCAGGAAATCGAGCGCGTGCGCTCGGCACTGCCGACCGAAACGGAGGTCGTGGCGCACGACGAGATCCCCTCGTTCTCGCGCTTCGACGCCTCGTACGAGGGGTTGGCCGAAGAGGCGGGGCACGCCGATATCCTGATGGGTTTCTGCTTGCCGCCCGGCATCCTCGATATCGCCGACCATCTCAAGCTCATCTGCTGGATGCATGCCGGCGTCAATCGGCTTGATTCCGCGAAGCTCATGGAGAAAGGCATCCGCGTGTGCAACTCGCGCGGCGCCAATGGCCCGGCGGTCGCCGAGCATGCGATGGCCCTGCTGCTGGGGAGCGCGAAACGACTGGTCATGAAACAGCAGGCCATGCGCGAGGCCGAGTACTTCCCGCTGTACGAACCGGGTACGCGCTCGGCGATGCTGTCCGGGCGGACGTTGCTCGTCGTCGGTCTTGGCAGGATCGGGACCGCGATCGCGAAGTTCGCGCAGGCCTTCGATATGCACGTCATGGCGATCCGGCGACACCCGGAACGCGGCGGCGATCACGTCGACAGCGTGCACGGCCCGGATGCGCTGCGGGACCTGCTTCCACAGGCGGATTACGTCATGCTCGCGACGCCGATCACCGGCGAGACCGAGCACTTCTTTGGCGAGCGCGAACTCGCCGCGATGAAGCCCACGGCCTTCCTGATCAATATCGCCCGTGGCAATCTCACTCAGGAAGTGCCGCTGCAGCGGGCGCTCAAGAGCGAGGCCATCGCCGGGTACGCCGCTGACGTATGGCCGGATTACGGGATGGTTTTCCCCGAGACGTGCTATTTCCAGTGCCCGACCCGCACGGGCTATCACAAGCTGCCCAACGTGCTCGGAACCGGCGATCAGGCCGCCAATGCCGAGGGCGTGCTGGAGCGCCACATCGATCAGGGGGTCGAGAGCATCCAGCAGTTCATGCGGGGCGAGCCGCTGTCATGGGAAGTGGATCTGGAACTCGGGTACTGA
- a CDS encoding aminotransferase class V-fold PLP-dependent enzyme produces the protein MAAEPQTSVDPDGLLEYSVVYTDRSLNHMSAAFQGVMRDLSAALKRVYHAHSAVIVPGSGTFGMEAVARQFATGRNCMIIRNGWFSYRWTQIFDMGDIPAHSTVLKARQTGEDSRAPFAPAPIEEVEARIREERPEVVCAPHVETSAGIMLPEDYIRRVAAAVHEVGGLFVLDCIASGTLWVDMQATGVDVLITAPQKGWTGTPCCAMVMLSETARQRIEDTTSTSFSIDLRKWLQIMETYEGGGHAYHATMPTDGLRRLREVMEETEKDGLENVREAQQQLGDRVRALLARYGYESVAAEGFQAPSVVVSYADDAGIVGRFAGAGLQVAGAVPLMCDEPDDYQAFRIGLFGLDKLEHVDRTVERLEQALERLAQE, from the coding sequence ATGGCCGCTGAACCGCAAACCTCCGTGGATCCGGACGGACTGCTCGAATACTCGGTCGTCTATACCGACCGCTCGCTCAACCATATGTCCGCGGCCTTCCAGGGCGTGATGCGGGATCTCTCCGCGGCGCTGAAGCGCGTCTACCACGCCCATTCGGCCGTGATCGTGCCCGGCAGCGGCACGTTCGGCATGGAGGCCGTGGCCCGCCAGTTCGCCACCGGGCGCAACTGCATGATCATCCGCAATGGCTGGTTCAGCTATCGCTGGACCCAGATTTTCGATATGGGCGATATCCCCGCCCATTCGACCGTCCTCAAAGCCCGCCAGACCGGCGAAGACTCGCGCGCGCCCTTCGCGCCGGCGCCGATCGAGGAAGTGGAGGCCCGGATCCGGGAGGAGCGCCCGGAGGTAGTCTGTGCGCCGCACGTCGAGACCTCCGCCGGCATCATGCTGCCCGAGGACTACATCCGGCGCGTCGCCGCCGCCGTGCACGAGGTCGGCGGCCTGTTCGTGCTCGACTGCATCGCCTCCGGCACGCTCTGGGTCGATATGCAGGCGACCGGCGTGGATGTGCTTATTACCGCGCCGCAGAAGGGCTGGACCGGGACGCCGTGCTGCGCGATGGTCATGCTCAGCGAGACCGCCCGGCAGCGCATCGAGGACACGACCAGCACAAGCTTCTCGATCGATCTGCGCAAGTGGCTGCAGATCATGGAGACCTACGAAGGTGGTGGCCATGCGTATCACGCAACCATGCCCACCGATGGCCTGCGGCGGCTCCGCGAGGTCATGGAAGAAACTGAGAAGGATGGCCTCGAGAACGTACGCGAGGCGCAACAGCAACTGGGTGATCGCGTGCGCGCGCTGCTGGCCCGTTACGGCTATGAGAGCGTCGCGGCGGAAGGCTTCCAGGCCCCCAGCGTGGTGGTCAGCTATGCGGACGACGCCGGTATCGTCGGGCGCTTCGCCGGGGCAGGCCTGCAGGTGGCCGGTGCAGTGCCGCTGATGTGCGATGAACCCGACGATTACCAGGCATTCCGGATCGGTCTTTTCGGTCTGGACAAACTCGAACACGTGGACCGTACGGTGGAGCGCCTGGAGCAGGCACTGGAACGTCTCGCGCAAGAATGA
- a CDS encoding branched-chain amino acid aminotransferase yields MSDFGFELEPNTRPASDDARAGILADPGFGRYFTDHMAHVRWTQDGGWHDRVVRPYAPLQLDPATAVLHYAQEIFEGIKAYRHADGSVWAFRPEKNAERFRNSARRLALPELDTETFVNSLKALVSRDVDWVPTPRSAADESSLYLRPFMIASEPFLGVRPSTEVDYFVIASPAAAYFRGGVQPVSIWLSSAYTRAAPGGTGAAKCGGNYAASLAAQKEAVAHDCDQVAFLDAVEHRWVEELGGMNLFFVFRDGRIVTPALTGTILEGVTRDSVLQLARDAGYETEERPISIEEWRETAASGELTEVFACGTAAVITPVGVLCSDNERIVCSPENGGEAGLTLRTRLLDLQYGRSADHRGWLTRLA; encoded by the coding sequence GTGTCCGATTTCGGCTTCGAGCTTGAACCCAACACCCGGCCAGCGAGCGACGATGCGCGCGCGGGGATCCTCGCCGACCCGGGCTTCGGGCGTTACTTCACGGACCACATGGCCCACGTCCGCTGGACGCAGGACGGGGGCTGGCACGATCGCGTCGTGCGTCCCTATGCACCGCTCCAGCTCGATCCGGCGACCGCCGTGCTGCACTACGCCCAGGAAATCTTCGAGGGCATCAAGGCCTATCGCCATGCCGATGGCTCTGTCTGGGCCTTCCGCCCTGAGAAGAACGCGGAGCGCTTCCGCAACTCGGCGCGGCGGCTGGCGCTGCCGGAACTCGACACCGAAACGTTCGTCAACTCGCTCAAGGCGCTGGTCAGCCGGGATGTCGACTGGGTGCCGACGCCGAGGAGTGCTGCCGACGAATCGAGTCTGTACCTGCGGCCCTTCATGATCGCCAGCGAACCGTTCCTCGGTGTGCGGCCATCGACCGAGGTCGACTATTTCGTGATCGCCTCACCGGCCGCGGCGTATTTCCGGGGCGGGGTGCAGCCGGTTTCCATCTGGCTGTCCTCCGCGTATACGCGGGCCGCGCCGGGCGGCACCGGTGCCGCCAAGTGCGGTGGCAACTATGCGGCGTCGCTGGCCGCCCAGAAGGAGGCGGTGGCGCACGACTGTGACCAGGTCGCGTTCCTCGATGCCGTCGAGCACCGCTGGGTGGAGGAACTCGGCGGGATGAACCTGTTCTTCGTGTTCCGTGATGGGCGCATCGTGACACCCGCGCTGACCGGTACCATCCTGGAAGGCGTGACGCGCGATTCCGTCCTGCAACTCGCGCGTGATGCCGGTTACGAGACCGAAGAGCGGCCGATCAGCATCGAGGAATGGCGTGAAACCGCCGCTTCCGGCGAACTCACCGAGGTGTTCGCCTGCGGCACGGCCGCGGTGATCACGCCGGTCGGCGTCCTGTGCAGCGACAACGAACGGATCGTGTGCAGCCCGGAAAACGGTGGCGAGGCCGGTCTCACCCTGCGGACCCGCCTGCTGGATCTGCAGTATGGTCGCAGTGCCGATCACAGGGGATGGCTGACGCGCCTGGCCTGA
- a CDS encoding LrgB family protein — MSELFEIWVYLAERPLVWLTVTVLVYWAAHRLYLQCNELALLNPVLIAVVVLVGILIATDTEYGTYFEGAQFVHFLLGPATVALAVPLYGQAHRLRKMGLPLGVALIAGSVTAVVSALGIGWLLGLEADVLRSLMPKSVTTPVAMGISEKIGGLPSLTAVLVILTGITGAVLAMPLLHLLGYGPEDATAKGFALGVSAHGIGTARAFQHSEEAGAFAGLGMGLNALLTALLVPLVDALIVAL, encoded by the coding sequence ATGAGCGAACTGTTCGAGATCTGGGTGTACCTCGCCGAGCGGCCGCTGGTCTGGCTCACCGTGACCGTGCTGGTGTACTGGGCGGCACACCGTCTTTATCTGCAATGTAACGAACTGGCCCTGCTGAACCCCGTGTTGATTGCCGTGGTGGTACTGGTCGGCATACTCATCGCGACCGACACGGAGTACGGCACCTATTTCGAGGGGGCCCAGTTCGTGCACTTTCTGCTCGGGCCGGCGACCGTGGCGTTGGCCGTCCCGCTGTACGGGCAGGCCCACCGGCTGCGGAAAATGGGTCTGCCGCTGGGGGTCGCCCTGATCGCGGGGTCGGTGACGGCGGTGGTGAGCGCGTTGGGTATCGGCTGGTTGCTGGGGCTCGAGGCGGACGTGCTGCGTTCGTTGATGCCGAAATCCGTCACGACCCCGGTTGCAATGGGCATCTCGGAGAAAATCGGTGGTCTGCCTTCGCTCACCGCCGTGCTCGTCATCCTGACCGGGATCACCGGCGCGGTGCTGGCGATGCCGCTCCTGCACCTGCTCGGCTACGGTCCCGAGGACGCGACGGCCAAGGGGTTCGCACTGGGCGTCAGCGCGCACGGGATCGGTACGGCGCGCGCTTTCCAGCACAGCGAGGAGGCGGGGGCGTTCGCCGGCCTCGGGATGGGACTCAACGCGCTGCTCACGGCGCTGCTGGTACCTCTCGTCGACGCGCTGATCGTGGCCTTGTGA
- a CDS encoding DUF72 domain-containing protein codes for MIYTGTASWRLLKPIQAQFPGEGTHLARYARRLPAVEVNSSFYRHHRRTQYAKWASEVSEDFRFAVKLPRWLSHDQRLRGHEGLDDFLEEVHGLGDRLGPLLVQLPPSLDFEEEEVGGFLEALREHFDGGVVCEPRHSGWFDGRADELLARFSVSRAAADPPPVAGADEPGGWGGRVYLRLHGRPQRFYSAYTDAFLDQLAGNLPSRAGHAETWCIFNNTASEAGIENALALHGRLTS; via the coding sequence ATGATCTACACAGGCACTGCAAGCTGGCGTCTGTTGAAACCGATCCAGGCGCAATTCCCCGGTGAGGGCACGCACCTGGCGCGTTACGCCCGGCGGCTGCCGGCCGTCGAGGTCAACAGCAGTTTCTATCGCCATCACCGGCGCACCCAGTACGCGAAGTGGGCCTCGGAAGTGTCCGAAGATTTCCGCTTCGCGGTCAAGCTGCCGCGCTGGCTGAGCCACGATCAGCGTCTGCGCGGGCACGAAGGGCTGGACGATTTCCTCGAGGAGGTCCACGGCCTCGGCGATCGGCTGGGCCCGCTGCTCGTGCAACTGCCCCCGTCGCTGGATTTCGAGGAAGAGGAGGTCGGTGGTTTCCTCGAGGCCTTGCGCGAGCACTTCGATGGCGGTGTCGTCTGTGAACCGCGCCATTCCGGCTGGTTCGACGGTCGGGCGGACGAGTTGCTCGCTCGTTTCTCCGTCAGCCGGGCAGCGGCCGATCCGCCTCCGGTCGCGGGTGCCGATGAGCCCGGAGGCTGGGGCGGGCGTGTATACCTGCGCCTGCATGGTCGGCCGCAACGGTTCTATTCCGCGTACACCGACGCGTTCCTCGACCAGCTCGCCGGTAACCTCCCGTCGCGCGCCGGTCATGCCGAGACATGGTGCATCTTCAATAACACCGCCAGCGAGGCGGGTATCGAGAATGCATTGGCCCTGCACGGGCGCCTCACGTCCTGA